One Formosa agariphila KMM 3901 genomic window, TATTAGATACAACTGACACAACCATTTTAAGAATTTTACAAAAAGATTCGAAAAAAACAGCAAAAGAAATAGCCAACACACTTAATCTTACAGCCTCTCCTGTGTACGAACGTATTCGTCGATTAGAAAAGCAAGGCTTTATAAAGAAATATGTAGCTATATTAGATAAAAAACTTATAGATAGATCTATAACCACTATCTGTCAAGTTTCTATGCGTTACCATAACGAAGCTTTTATTGAGAAATTTGAAGAACAAATTCAAAGTCTTGAAGAGGTTCAAGAATGTTACCATATGGCTGGCCAAGTGGATTTTATTCTAAAAATAAACACACAAAGCTTAGAGGGCTATCATAATTTTGTAAAATATAAGCTTTCTAAAATAGAAAATATTGGCGTCTTAAACAGCACCTTTGTATTGAAAGATATTAAACAAACATCTGAATTTTACATCTAAATATCTGACAAACCATGATACTTTAAATAAATCTCTGCACCTTCTTGTTTCGCTTCATTTGAAAATACTTTTGGTGTTTTACCAAACTGTTTTTTAAAACATTTTGAAAAATATTTCGGATCATTAAATCCAACCATAAAAGCAACTTCAGAGATAGAATATCCAAATTTAGCAAGAATAACTGCTGCTTTTTTTAAACGAATAAGTCTTACAAAATCAATTATACTATGCCCTGTTAATGCTTGACATTTTCTATAAAAACTGGAATAACTCATGTTTAATGAATCGGCTAGTTCTTCCATTTTTAAATCTGAATCTGTTAATTTAGAATTTACAATCGCCATTAAACTTTCTAAGAATACCTCGTCTTTAGATTTTTCAATGGTAACTTCTGGATTACTAATAGCCTCTGCCCTATATTTGGAGATTATATGCTCTTTAGAAGATATAATATTTTTTACTTTCAATAATAATTCATTCGTATTAAAAGGCTTATTTATATACTCTATAGCTCCTGATTTTAAGCCAGATATTTTAGAATTAATCGAGTTGTTAGCTGTAATTAAAATTACGGGTATATGTTTGGTTAAACTATCCTTTTGAAGCATTTTTGACATAGTAACACCATCTATACCTGGCATGGTAATGTCGCTTAAAATTAAGTCAGGGTAATTTGTCTTTGCA contains:
- a CDS encoding Lrp/AsnC family transcriptional regulator, encoding MELLDTTDTTILRILQKDSKKTAKEIANTLNLTASPVYERIRRLEKQGFIKKYVAILDKKLIDRSITTICQVSMRYHNEAFIEKFEEQIQSLEEVQECYHMAGQVDFILKINTQSLEGYHNFVKYKLSKIENIGVLNSTFVLKDIKQTSEFYI